The Candidatus Fermentibacter sp. genome has a window encoding:
- a CDS encoding glycosyltransferase family 9 protein — translation MTSSSRTPSERAAILRLHSLGDVVLCQPVASFCARYNSTLFITAEEYLPVAERFGTGIACAGVPRSNAWRAIRREMAAFGPDRVVDLQGNLTTRLGTWPREVPRFATDRRLRREALAGGASMPPRALDFARVAGFESSPPPVLTRAAVPGDGFHVALVCGGRWPMKSLPRGVVAELARLFIDLEGARVTLAGGPEDASEIAATASSVRRPAVSAYAGGGGIAGLLDVLERQHLVISPDSGPAHVSRALGVPTLVVFTSTSPVLGFWPAEGSFGPSAPCSPCHRHGGLRCRTGTMECRSSILPRDVYDRAMEEAGRR, via the coding sequence ATGACCTCCAGTTCTCGGACACCGTCTGAGAGGGCGGCCATCCTGAGGCTCCACTCCCTCGGGGACGTGGTGCTCTGCCAGCCCGTGGCATCGTTCTGCGCCCGCTACAACTCCACGCTGTTCATCACCGCGGAGGAGTATCTGCCCGTCGCGGAGCGCTTCGGGACCGGGATCGCATGTGCCGGAGTACCCCGGAGCAACGCCTGGAGGGCCATCCGCCGGGAGATGGCGGCATTCGGGCCGGACAGGGTGGTGGACCTCCAGGGGAACCTCACGACACGGCTCGGCACCTGGCCCCGCGAGGTGCCGCGTTTCGCAACCGACAGGCGGCTGAGGCGGGAAGCGCTCGCGGGAGGCGCATCCATGCCTCCGAGGGCACTCGACTTCGCCCGGGTGGCGGGATTCGAGTCGTCCCCGCCGCCTGTGCTGACGAGAGCGGCCGTGCCCGGCGACGGATTCCACGTGGCGCTGGTCTGCGGCGGGCGCTGGCCCATGAAGAGCCTGCCCCGCGGAGTCGTCGCCGAACTGGCCAGGCTCTTCATCGATCTCGAGGGCGCCCGAGTGACGCTCGCGGGAGGTCCGGAGGACGCATCCGAGATAGCCGCGACCGCATCCTCCGTGAGAAGGCCCGCGGTGTCGGCATACGCCGGCGGGGGCGGCATCGCCGGGCTCCTGGACGTTCTCGAGAGGCAGCATCTCGTGATCTCCCCCGATTCGGGCCCGGCGCACGTCTCCCGGGCTCTGGGCGTGCCCACGCTCGTGGTGTTCACCTCCACATCCCCCGTGCTGGGATTCTGGCCTGCCGAGGGCTCGTTCGGACCCTCCGCGCCGTGCAGCCCGTGCCACAGGCACGGCGGGCTCCGCTGCAGGACGGGCACGATGGAATGCCGGTCCTCGATCCTCCCCAGGGATGTCTACGACAGGGCGATGGAGGAGGCCGGGAGGCGTTGA
- a CDS encoding peptidylprolyl isomerase — MTALLMVVVAMAPGSDPADLQTLLGMAEVYARTGLHADGMENVIEELLSLEGGYARTASWASWSAGEPLSTGPEPWLLEFGAGEPSPEMLERVEPGQAVESLMMRMLHEFARGGQPTLPVLVDSLVRGELDGLPEETVRLAMQVYGRLGAGGLEDSPAVRSLTAPLARYLAETGRGIQPEGISAMPPLARVYAARALPVTALGPLLSDPLWAVRFEAAGRADPALLPPLLGDTVPYVALRAASRMREAGLPGADEAIRGLSSIPGPVGDQAAAMLGAEDRDLLHELMGSPDPGRRLAAEQAWLSSGLPVDEAMDRSLMTDPYWLVTVSYLESIAASGDTASASERARSLLATRDDRDLREAACAMLGIEDSLHGRPGIPDAAADSGGYDRAVIRTDEGDITLTLLTDIAPATCRAFCWLSMSGFYDGLWFHRVIPGFVAQAGCPQGNGYGGPGFDLPNERSLVRFRRGVVGMADSGLDTGGSQFFIMLDDHDRLDCRYTAFASVSEGDPILDRLTVGTRIQSVSLLRPGD; from the coding sequence ATGACGGCCCTTCTCATGGTGGTGGTTGCGATGGCTCCTGGTAGCGATCCTGCCGACCTCCAGACCCTTCTCGGCATGGCGGAGGTCTACGCCAGGACCGGGCTCCATGCCGACGGGATGGAGAACGTGATCGAAGAACTGCTCTCGCTCGAGGGCGGATATGCGAGGACGGCCTCCTGGGCCTCGTGGTCGGCGGGGGAACCCCTTTCAACCGGCCCCGAGCCATGGCTTCTCGAGTTCGGTGCGGGGGAGCCTTCTCCGGAGATGCTCGAACGCGTGGAGCCGGGGCAGGCCGTGGAGTCCCTGATGATGCGCATGCTCCACGAGTTCGCCAGGGGCGGGCAGCCGACCCTGCCGGTGCTGGTGGACAGCCTGGTCCGGGGAGAACTAGACGGCCTCCCCGAAGAGACCGTGCGCCTGGCGATGCAGGTCTACGGAAGGCTGGGCGCAGGCGGGCTGGAGGACAGCCCCGCCGTGCGGAGCCTCACGGCGCCTCTCGCGAGGTATCTGGCCGAAACGGGCCGCGGGATCCAGCCGGAGGGCATCTCCGCGATGCCGCCCCTGGCGAGGGTTTATGCGGCCAGGGCACTTCCCGTCACCGCCCTCGGTCCGCTGCTCTCGGATCCGCTCTGGGCGGTGAGGTTCGAGGCCGCAGGGAGGGCCGATCCAGCCCTGCTTCCGCCCCTGCTCGGCGACACGGTGCCATACGTTGCGCTGCGCGCGGCTTCGAGGATGCGCGAGGCAGGGCTGCCCGGCGCTGACGAGGCGATCCGCGGGCTCTCCTCCATACCCGGGCCGGTGGGGGACCAGGCTGCGGCCATGCTTGGCGCGGAGGACAGGGACCTGCTGCACGAACTCATGGGCAGCCCCGATCCGGGCCGCAGGCTCGCGGCGGAGCAGGCATGGCTCTCGTCGGGCCTGCCGGTGGATGAAGCGATGGACAGGTCGCTGATGACCGATCCGTACTGGCTCGTCACCGTCTCCTACCTCGAGAGCATCGCGGCCTCGGGCGACACGGCCTCGGCTTCCGAACGGGCGCGCAGCCTGCTTGCGACCAGGGACGACAGGGACCTGCGGGAGGCGGCGTGCGCGATGCTGGGGATCGAGGATTCCCTGCACGGGCGCCCGGGGATCCCCGACGCGGCGGCGGACTCCGGGGGATACGACAGGGCCGTGATCCGCACAGACGAGGGCGACATCACGCTCACTCTCCTGACGGACATCGCCCCGGCGACCTGCCGGGCATTCTGCTGGCTCTCCATGTCCGGCTTCTACGACGGGCTGTGGTTCCACAGGGTGATCCCCGGCTTCGTGGCCCAGGCGGGATGCCCGCAGGGCAACGGCTATGGCGGCCCGGGCTTCGACCTCCCCAACGAGAGGAGCCTCGTGCGCTTCCGGCGCGGCGTGGTCGGGATGGCCGACTCGGGCCTCGACACGGGCGGGAGCCAGTTCTTCATCATGCTCGACGACCACGACAGGCTCGACTGCCGGTACACGGCCTTCGCGTCGGTATCGGAAGGGGATCCGATACTTGACAGGCTCACCGTGGGTACGAGAATACAGTCCGTTTCCCTCCTCCGTCCCGGCGACTGA
- a CDS encoding lamin tail domain-containing protein: MPLDAGAPAGYALYMIMQLLFLALPAQPPAITEVMANPLDEDNAEFVEICNPSPLPVDLLGYSITDGDAIDVIEPWDETAYGVFPDTDAVAGSTTVPAGGYAVLLETGYVLAPAYDFPPGTVILTTGDAALCNGLAAPSDPLTLFDPAGTADSNAVSTYGTPVPSDIWSERDDDGLDGIPFDPGDGMSVERSSSSMPDDEASWVEGPPGGTPGAGCGSQGGPDLSCTGVSASDQQPGPGVPFTASAVFLYAGPSPCPAGTISLFVDFDADSLPGAADIILATADAAGMLPGSRDTISASVSLETGWFCITGLSECEADTLGQNDASSVCVSPGGGVAPVVTEVMANPSDEDCEEFIEILYTGPGAYPLSGSSITDGDALDTVVPWQGGPPPGTRVSQWLPSGGVALVIDPEYVLGSMPYDPPESTVVATVANTTIGSGLTADDPVTLYGPWGTGSDDVQSTYGTPVPSEDPLQRDDDGLDGIPFDPGDGFSAERIHPAGPDAGFNWQASAAGGSPGVAPESPDTLDLCVAGIGIIPVVNLSRAETVTVEAFVYNCGSLPAAGAVLEFFVDLDADSSSSPGEVQAALAVPYSMPGQTDTLSAVIDLDDGCWLLGATSLLAGDADPSNDTALGAFSSGECPAPAISEVVCNPVDEDTDEYVELWFPGPGVFDLEGCRICDGDALDVVTQWGVGDLADPDASTGRFMPPGSHAVILDPEYAQGAQPWNFAPGTVVATVSNTTLGDGLAGTDPVLLYSAAGTDTSCVLSTYGTPLLSEDPLSCDDDGLDSIPFNPGEGLAVHRIVPSGPDYESNWVASDPTPGGAPPGVETGLDFSPVALDLEPPFGEDGTMVSLSASVANLGAEQASQGELEAWLYEDLDFSGSPSPSEIILSLLPDPPAPGDSVEIATSWPAPGTAMTVGIYTVCAGDTTVSDDSLSMVWNRPYDLVINEIMYHPAPGDPEWIELSNTSADSLDISGLMLSDSHEEVAITDSSVFIEPDGFIVVTSDSSAFREVWPGLGCPVIEPPSWPALNDQTQPGEEYADDVRLTLPGGQGADMVPYDDSWGGGAGISLEKIDPGARGWLPGSWSSCTGDATPGAQNSVYSPGSGPQGFLSYWPDPFSPDGDGIDDVLTITVQGEGEASLEIFNVQGRSLRVLADGAPSGGQYTAVWDGLDADGWRLPVGRYIILARLEKPDGEVREKAAVVVLARHL; encoded by the coding sequence ATGCCTCTTGACGCCGGGGCTCCTGCCGGATACGCTCTTTACATGATCATGCAGTTGCTCTTCCTCGCCCTGCCCGCCCAGCCCCCGGCGATCACCGAGGTCATGGCGAATCCGCTCGACGAGGACAATGCCGAGTTCGTCGAGATCTGCAACCCATCACCCCTTCCGGTCGACCTCCTGGGGTACTCGATCACCGACGGCGACGCCATCGATGTCATCGAACCGTGGGACGAGACGGCCTACGGGGTCTTCCCCGACACCGACGCCGTGGCGGGGTCGACGACCGTTCCGGCCGGGGGTTACGCCGTCCTGCTCGAGACGGGCTACGTGCTCGCGCCGGCATACGACTTCCCGCCGGGCACCGTCATCCTCACCACCGGCGACGCGGCCCTGTGCAACGGCCTGGCCGCCCCGTCCGACCCGCTCACGCTGTTCGATCCCGCCGGCACCGCCGACAGCAACGCAGTCTCCACGTACGGCACCCCGGTTCCGTCCGACATCTGGTCCGAACGCGACGACGACGGCCTCGACGGCATCCCTTTCGATCCCGGCGACGGCATGAGCGTCGAGCGCTCGTCCTCCTCCATGCCCGACGACGAGGCGAGCTGGGTCGAGGGCCCGCCGGGGGGCACGCCGGGGGCCGGATGCGGCTCGCAGGGCGGGCCCGACCTCTCCTGCACCGGCGTTTCGGCTTCCGACCAGCAGCCCGGCCCCGGAGTCCCCTTCACCGCTTCCGCGGTCTTCCTCTATGCCGGGCCGTCCCCGTGTCCCGCCGGCACGATCTCGCTCTTCGTCGACTTCGACGCCGACTCCCTCCCGGGAGCCGCCGACATCATCCTCGCAACGGCCGACGCCGCCGGCATGCTGCCCGGAAGCCGCGACACCATCTCCGCGTCGGTGTCGCTCGAAACCGGGTGGTTCTGCATCACGGGCCTCTCGGAATGCGAAGCCGACACTCTCGGTCAGAACGACGCATCGTCCGTCTGCGTCTCCCCCGGCGGCGGTGTCGCACCGGTCGTGACCGAAGTCATGGCGAACCCCTCCGACGAAGACTGCGAGGAGTTCATCGAGATCCTCTACACCGGGCCCGGCGCGTACCCCCTCTCGGGCTCCTCGATCACCGACGGCGATGCGCTCGACACCGTAGTGCCCTGGCAGGGCGGACCTCCACCCGGGACTAGGGTCTCCCAGTGGCTCCCCTCGGGGGGAGTCGCCCTGGTGATAGACCCCGAGTACGTCCTCGGGTCGATGCCCTACGATCCCCCCGAGTCGACGGTGGTCGCCACGGTGGCGAACACGACGATCGGCAGCGGACTCACGGCCGACGACCCCGTCACCCTGTACGGCCCCTGGGGCACCGGCTCAGACGATGTCCAGTCCACCTACGGCACGCCCGTCCCGTCGGAGGATCCGCTCCAGCGCGATGACGACGGGCTCGACGGCATCCCGTTCGACCCGGGCGACGGCTTCTCCGCCGAGCGCATCCATCCCGCCGGGCCCGACGCCGGGTTCAACTGGCAGGCCTCCGCTGCTGGCGGCTCGCCGGGTGTCGCGCCCGAGTCCCCCGACACCCTCGACCTCTGCGTTGCAGGCATCGGCATCATCCCCGTGGTGAACCTCTCCCGCGCAGAAACCGTCACCGTGGAGGCCTTCGTGTACAACTGCGGCTCGCTGCCTGCCGCGGGAGCCGTGCTGGAGTTCTTCGTCGACCTCGACGCCGACTCCTCGTCATCGCCCGGGGAGGTGCAGGCGGCGCTCGCCGTGCCCTATTCCATGCCGGGGCAGACCGACACTCTCTCGGCGGTGATCGACCTCGACGACGGCTGCTGGCTGCTGGGCGCGACTTCCCTGCTGGCGGGGGATGCCGATCCGTCCAACGACACGGCCCTCGGGGCCTTCTCGTCCGGCGAATGCCCTGCGCCTGCCATCTCCGAAGTCGTGTGCAACCCCGTCGACGAGGACACCGACGAGTACGTCGAACTCTGGTTCCCGGGCCCCGGAGTCTTCGATCTCGAGGGGTGCCGCATCTGCGACGGCGACGCGCTGGACGTGGTCACGCAATGGGGCGTGGGGGATCTGGCCGACCCGGATGCCTCCACAGGGCGGTTCATGCCCCCGGGTTCCCATGCCGTCATCCTCGATCCCGAGTACGCGCAGGGGGCGCAGCCCTGGAACTTCGCCCCGGGCACCGTGGTCGCCACGGTCTCGAACACCACTCTCGGCGACGGCCTGGCTGGTACCGATCCGGTGCTTCTCTACTCGGCAGCCGGCACTGACACGTCCTGCGTCCTCAGCACCTATGGCACTCCTCTGCTCTCCGAAGACCCTCTCTCCTGCGACGACGACGGCCTCGACTCGATCCCGTTCAACCCCGGCGAAGGCCTGGCCGTACATCGCATCGTGCCCTCGGGGCCAGACTACGAGAGCAACTGGGTCGCATCCGACCCCACCCCCGGCGGCGCCCCCCCGGGAGTCGAGACGGGGCTGGACTTCTCGCCCGTCGCCCTCGACCTCGAGCCTCCCTTCGGCGAGGACGGCACGATGGTCTCGCTCTCGGCATCTGTCGCCAACCTGGGCGCAGAACAGGCCTCGCAGGGCGAGCTCGAGGCGTGGCTCTACGAAGACCTCGATTTCTCGGGCTCACCGTCGCCATCCGAGATCATCCTCTCCCTGCTGCCGGATCCCCCCGCCCCCGGCGACTCGGTGGAGATCGCCACCTCGTGGCCGGCTCCGGGCACGGCCATGACCGTGGGCATCTACACGGTCTGCGCCGGTGACACCACGGTCTCGGACGACTCCCTGTCGATGGTCTGGAACAGGCCGTACGACCTAGTCATCAACGAGATCATGTACCATCCGGCCCCCGGCGATCCCGAATGGATCGAGCTCTCCAACACTTCGGCCGACAGCCTCGACATCTCCGGTCTGATGCTCTCCGACTCGCACGAGGAGGTAGCGATCACCGATTCGTCCGTCTTCATCGAGCCGGACGGTTTCATTGTCGTCACATCCGACAGCTCGGCCTTCCGCGAAGTCTGGCCCGGGCTCGGCTGTCCCGTCATAGAGCCCCCGTCGTGGCCGGCACTCAACGACCAGACCCAGCCCGGGGAGGAATACGCCGACGACGTGAGGCTGACCCTTCCCGGCGGTCAGGGCGCCGACATGGTCCCTTACGACGATTCGTGGGGCGGCGGCGCCGGCATCAGCCTCGAGAAGATCGATCCCGGGGCACGCGGATGGCTGCCCGGGAGCTGGAGTTCCTGCACGGGCGACGCGACTCCGGGTGCGCAGAACTCCGTCTACAGCCCCGGATCGGGTCCGCAGGGCTTCCTGTCGTACTGGCCCGACCCCTTCTCGCCCGACGGCGACGGGATTGACGACGTCCTGACGATCACCGTGCAGGGCGAGGGCGAGGCATCTCTCGAGATCTTCAACGTGCAGGGCCGCAGCCTGCGTGTCCTGGCGGACGGTGCGCCTTCCGGCGGCCAGTACACCGCCGTCTGGGACGGCCTCGACGCCGACGGCTGGAGGCTCCCGGTGGGCCGCTACATAATCCTGGCAAGACTGGAGAAGCCGGACGGGGAGGTCAGGGAGAAGGCTGCCGTCGTGGTCCTCGCCCGGCATCTCTAG
- a CDS encoding ABC transporter ATP-binding protein: MADGRRGNARRLLGFVKPYSGTVAVAMVCAVVYALSSGASIGMILPVFDDVLGSETGGSSGRTLEEIVRTEVLTPADAAFSRLGSLDVSGAADGFSEAGEAARAALREAPPQESLALVIAFIVILIVFKNIAAVLQTFFLARVEQGVLFDLRRALFGHILGLDLEYFARSRIGELLSRMTADVDRLKGAISEAMVNVAKQAVLLGVFLAIALMASWKLTLVTLAVLPPSAIAIGALGKRLRRKSHKAQEKMADFASVLQESSLGIRVVKAFSMEGFEQGRFDRILRSHARFETSLQRLKSLAGPLTEIIGVGASALIFWYGGNEVLGGGGMTQGQFFVFLGAALSMMDPVKDLSKSITRIQAGLASSDRVFAILDERPSVVQSPDPVEARGFCESVVFENVSFAYDREEVLHGIDLTLRAGEVVALVGPSGAGKSTLADLLPRFMDPSEGRVLLDGTDLRDISLSSLRALVGVVTQETVLFNDTVRNNIAYGRADIPLQRVREAAAAANILDFVDEMPEGFDTDIGERGVTLSGGQRQRLAIARAILKDPAILVLDEATSSLDTESERLVQRAIESLVSGRTALIIAHRLSTIRRADRILFLEAGRIVESGTHDALMKADGRYRRLYDLQFSDTV; encoded by the coding sequence TTGGCCGACGGACGCCGGGGGAACGCAAGGAGGCTTCTGGGCTTCGTGAAGCCCTACTCGGGCACCGTGGCCGTGGCGATGGTCTGCGCCGTGGTCTACGCGCTGTCGAGCGGCGCATCCATCGGCATGATCCTCCCCGTCTTCGACGACGTCCTTGGCAGCGAAACGGGAGGTTCGTCGGGCAGGACTCTGGAGGAGATCGTACGGACCGAGGTCCTCACGCCTGCGGATGCCGCTTTCTCCAGACTCGGCTCCCTGGACGTGTCCGGGGCGGCCGACGGTTTCTCCGAAGCAGGCGAGGCCGCCCGGGCCGCGCTCCGCGAGGCCCCGCCGCAGGAGTCCCTGGCGCTGGTGATTGCCTTCATCGTCATCCTGATAGTTTTCAAGAACATAGCTGCAGTCCTCCAGACCTTCTTCCTGGCCAGGGTCGAGCAGGGCGTGCTCTTCGACCTCCGCAGGGCGCTCTTCGGCCACATCCTCGGGCTCGATCTCGAATACTTCGCCAGGAGCCGGATCGGCGAACTCCTGAGCAGGATGACGGCCGACGTGGACAGGCTGAAGGGCGCGATATCCGAGGCCATGGTCAACGTGGCGAAGCAGGCCGTCCTGCTCGGCGTCTTCCTTGCGATAGCCCTGATGGCCTCCTGGAAGCTTACGCTCGTGACCCTCGCCGTCCTGCCCCCGAGCGCCATCGCGATAGGCGCCCTGGGGAAGAGGCTGAGGAGGAAGAGCCACAAGGCCCAGGAGAAGATGGCCGACTTCGCGTCGGTCCTCCAGGAGTCATCGCTGGGCATACGCGTGGTGAAGGCCTTCTCGATGGAGGGATTCGAGCAGGGCAGGTTCGACAGGATACTCAGGTCGCACGCCAGGTTCGAGACGTCGCTCCAGAGGCTCAAGTCCCTCGCCGGCCCGCTCACTGAGATCATCGGGGTCGGAGCCAGCGCGCTGATCTTCTGGTACGGCGGGAACGAGGTCCTGGGCGGCGGCGGCATGACCCAGGGCCAGTTCTTCGTGTTCCTGGGCGCGGCCCTCTCCATGATGGACCCCGTGAAGGATCTGAGCAAGTCGATCACCAGGATCCAGGCAGGCCTCGCATCCAGCGACAGGGTGTTCGCGATACTCGACGAGAGGCCTTCCGTGGTCCAGTCTCCGGATCCGGTCGAGGCCCGGGGCTTCTGCGAGTCGGTGGTGTTCGAGAACGTGAGCTTCGCCTACGACAGGGAGGAGGTCCTGCACGGGATCGACCTCACGCTGCGCGCGGGGGAGGTGGTCGCGCTGGTCGGGCCGAGCGGCGCCGGCAAGAGCACCCTCGCCGACCTGCTTCCCAGATTCATGGATCCTTCGGAGGGAAGGGTGCTCCTCGACGGCACCGACCTCAGGGACATCTCCCTCTCCTCGCTGAGGGCCCTCGTCGGCGTGGTGACCCAGGAGACCGTGCTCTTCAACGACACGGTCAGGAACAACATCGCATACGGCAGGGCCGACATCCCCCTCCAGCGTGTCAGGGAGGCGGCCGCCGCCGCGAACATCCTGGATTTCGTGGACGAGATGCCCGAGGGATTCGACACCGACATAGGGGAGCGGGGGGTCACTCTCTCGGGCGGCCAGCGCCAGAGGCTCGCGATCGCGCGTGCCATCCTGAAGGATCCGGCCATCCTCGTCCTCGACGAGGCTACATCCTCCCTCGACACCGAATCCGAGAGGCTGGTCCAGAGGGCCATAGAGAGCCTCGTCTCGGGCAGGACCGCCCTGATAATCGCCCACAGGCTCAGCACGATACGCCGCGCAGACAGGATCCTCTTCCTCGAGGCCGGCCGCATAGTCGAGAGCGGGACGCACGACGCCCTCATGAAGGCCGACGGCAGGTACAGAAGGCTGTATGACCTCCAGTTCTCGGACACCGTCTGA
- a CDS encoding NAD-dependent epimerase/dehydratase family protein — MAKSIKRILVTGAVGQIGSELTLALRQRYGAENVVATGRKTAPSKELTESGPFYFIDVTKRASLDVVIRRHEIDTVFHMAAILSAVGEKNPQMCWDVNMNGTINVLEAARDYEMARVIIPSSIAAFGPETPRHGTPQETVLKPRTMYGVTKVAGELLADYYVRRFGVDARGLRYPGIISAETLPGGGTTDYAVEIYYKAVEQGSYKCFVREDTALPMMYMPDCIKATMDLAEAEFSKLKHYNDFNLGAMSFTAGELAANIKRHVPGFTCTYEPDFRQKIADSWPTSIDDSAARQEWGWAPAWDLDAMSADMLAKLRARHEKGELYKGAAAE; from the coding sequence ATGGCCAAGAGCATCAAGAGAATCCTAGTAACCGGAGCGGTGGGCCAGATAGGCAGCGAGCTGACGCTTGCGCTCCGCCAGCGCTACGGAGCGGAGAACGTGGTCGCGACGGGCCGCAAGACCGCTCCTTCGAAGGAACTCACGGAATCCGGCCCCTTCTACTTCATCGACGTCACCAAGCGCGCCAGCCTCGACGTCGTGATACGCAGGCACGAGATCGACACGGTGTTCCACATGGCCGCCATCCTCTCGGCCGTGGGCGAGAAGAACCCGCAGATGTGCTGGGACGTCAACATGAACGGAACCATCAACGTCCTCGAGGCCGCGCGGGACTACGAGATGGCGCGCGTGATAATCCCGAGCTCGATCGCCGCATTCGGGCCTGAGACTCCCCGCCACGGCACCCCTCAGGAGACGGTCCTGAAGCCCCGCACGATGTACGGCGTGACGAAGGTCGCCGGCGAGCTGCTGGCGGACTACTACGTGCGCAGGTTCGGAGTCGACGCACGCGGCCTCAGGTATCCCGGCATCATCTCGGCCGAGACGCTCCCGGGCGGCGGCACCACCGACTACGCGGTCGAGATCTACTACAAGGCCGTCGAGCAGGGATCGTACAAGTGCTTCGTCCGCGAGGACACCGCGCTGCCCATGATGTACATGCCGGACTGCATCAAGGCCACGATGGACCTCGCCGAGGCCGAATTCTCGAAACTCAAGCATTACAACGACTTCAACCTGGGTGCAATGTCGTTCACCGCTGGCGAGCTGGCGGCGAACATCAAGAGGCACGTGCCGGGCTTCACCTGCACGTACGAGCCGGATTTCAGGCAGAAGATCGCCGATTCCTGGCCCACCAGCATCGACGACTCCGCCGCGAGGCAGGAGTGGGGCTGGGCGCCCGCCTGGGACCTCGACGCGATGTCCGCGGACATGCTCGCGAAGCTACGGGCCCGCCACGAGAAGGGCGAGCTCTACAAGGGCGCCGCGGCCGAGTAG